A single Pseudodesulfovibrio aespoeensis Aspo-2 DNA region contains:
- a CDS encoding chemotaxis protein CheW — MSIRVDPMYDADEVEADLELIQLVTFSIGEEEFGVNILQVQEIIRTMEITKVPRAPVFVEGVINLRGKVIPIVDMRSRFGLRSKAHDKYTRIIVIEINMIIVGFVVDAVSEVLRLPANAVQPPPPVVAGMDADYIDGVGKLDDRLLILLDLNCLLDNDEKEALTGV; from the coding sequence ATGAGCATTCGAGTCGATCCCATGTACGACGCCGACGAGGTTGAGGCCGATCTGGAGCTGATCCAACTGGTCACCTTCAGCATCGGGGAAGAGGAGTTCGGCGTGAACATCCTCCAGGTGCAGGAGATCATCCGCACCATGGAGATCACCAAGGTCCCCCGCGCCCCGGTCTTTGTCGAGGGTGTCATCAACCTGCGCGGCAAGGTCATTCCCATCGTGGACATGCGCAGCCGCTTCGGTCTGCGCTCCAAGGCGCACGACAAATACACCCGCATCATCGTCATCGAGATCAACATGATCATCGTCGGCTTCGTGGTCGATGCCGTGTCCGAGGTGCTGCGGCTCCCGGCCAACGCGGTCCAGCCCCCGCCGCCGGTGGTGGCGGGCATGGACGCCGACTACATCGACGGCGTGGGCAAGCTCGACGACCGGCTGCTCATCCTGCTCGATCTCAACTGCCTGCTGGACAACGACGAGAAGGAAGCCCTGACCGGCGTCTGA
- a CDS encoding peptidylprolyl isomerase, giving the protein MFRKFAVFMVFILLAGCSDTVDEIGIVARVNGEPIYLSQLEFQHDQFQVETVGGYVPSVEKLKAEYGEILTELIVQELVVQELVNQDIGVTDHELLKAEEEVRTDYPEGAFDQMLVEEYIDLKTWRLQLRNHLAMRKFFHQVLRPQIKIDYLEAERYYRDRISDFYLPESLRILVVRGPSREIVGKAVEKFRAERDQVDLATAFGEVQTREVVLREERLSTIWKNALTGLKAGQASGVLTDRFGFEILVLLERSPAKVLEPAQAYPLVEKALLEIKLQDAFDAWFSSTVARASILVSSQLLPSDEPEQAEPEPLTDTVEPDMLQGDGAEPDPAGIEFGEEVAPPLDTSGDAPDDAPDEASENGDAPEKGDKG; this is encoded by the coding sequence ATGTTCCGCAAATTCGCTGTTTTCATGGTCTTCATCCTGCTGGCCGGGTGCTCGGACACCGTTGATGAGATCGGGATAGTGGCCCGCGTCAACGGCGAGCCCATCTATTTGTCCCAGCTTGAGTTCCAGCACGACCAGTTCCAGGTGGAAACCGTGGGCGGCTATGTGCCCAGCGTCGAAAAACTCAAGGCCGAGTATGGCGAAATCCTGACCGAACTCATCGTGCAGGAGCTGGTTGTTCAGGAGCTGGTCAACCAGGACATCGGCGTCACCGACCACGAACTGCTCAAGGCCGAGGAAGAAGTCCGGACCGATTATCCGGAGGGCGCCTTTGACCAGATGCTTGTCGAGGAATACATTGACCTCAAGACATGGCGGTTGCAGCTCAGGAACCACCTTGCCATGAGAAAGTTCTTTCATCAGGTGCTGCGGCCACAGATCAAGATCGACTACCTGGAGGCCGAGCGGTATTACCGCGACCGCATCTCGGATTTCTATCTGCCGGAATCGCTGCGCATCCTGGTGGTTCGCGGCCCCAGCCGCGAGATCGTGGGCAAGGCTGTGGAGAAGTTTCGGGCCGAGCGGGATCAGGTGGATCTGGCCACGGCCTTCGGCGAGGTGCAGACGCGCGAGGTGGTGCTCAGGGAGGAGCGGCTCTCCACCATTTGGAAGAACGCCCTGACAGGGCTCAAGGCCGGTCAGGCGAGCGGGGTGCTCACCGACCGTTTCGGCTTCGAGATACTGGTCCTGCTGGAGAGGAGCCCGGCCAAGGTGCTCGAACCAGCCCAGGCATACCCGCTGGTGGAGAAGGCCCTGCTCGAAATCAAGCTCCAGGACGCCTTTGACGCCTGGTTTTCCTCCACGGTTGCCAGGGCCAGCATATTGGTCAGCAGCCAGCTTCTCCCGTCCGACGAACCGGAGCAGGCGGAGCCGGAACCCCTGACCGACACGGTGGAGCCGGACATGCTGCAAGGCGACGGTGCCGAGCCTGACCCTGCGGGCATCGAGTTTGGTGAGGAGGTCGCGCCGCCCTTGGATACGTCGGGTGACGCGCCCGATGACGCGCCCGATGAGGCGTCCGAGAACGGGGATGCCCCTGAAAAGGGCGACAAGGGGTAA
- a CDS encoding pyridoxine 5'-phosphate synthase — MPSLTVNVDHVATLRQARMGIEPEPVTAAYMAEMAGATGIIVHLREDRRHIQDRDVALIRKTCNTRLHLEMAATEEMQGIALEIDPEIVCLVPEKRQELTTEGGLNCVGRERELADYLAPLHAMGIRSSLFIDADPAQIRAAAATGTEFVEIHTGHYADAKDHRARNTELAAILEGIKAARNLGLKVNLGHGLNYRNILAFKDVPGVNEYSIGHAIMAKAIYVGLDRAVRDMVAIIRTFAD, encoded by the coding sequence ATGCCGTCACTCACCGTAAACGTCGATCATGTGGCCACCCTGAGGCAGGCCAGAATGGGCATCGAGCCGGAACCCGTGACCGCCGCATACATGGCGGAAATGGCCGGGGCCACCGGCATCATCGTCCACCTGCGCGAGGATCGCAGGCATATTCAGGACCGCGATGTGGCCCTCATTCGCAAGACCTGCAACACCCGTCTCCACCTGGAGATGGCCGCCACGGAAGAAATGCAAGGCATCGCCCTTGAGATCGACCCGGAGATCGTCTGCCTGGTGCCGGAGAAACGGCAGGAGCTGACCACCGAGGGCGGGCTCAACTGCGTTGGCCGCGAGCGGGAACTGGCCGACTACCTCGCCCCCCTGCACGCCATGGGCATCCGCTCCAGCCTGTTCATCGACGCGGACCCCGCCCAGATCAGGGCCGCAGCAGCCACGGGCACCGAGTTTGTCGAAATCCACACCGGCCACTACGCCGACGCCAAGGACCACCGGGCGCGCAACACCGAACTGGCCGCCATTCTCGAAGGCATCAAGGCCGCCCGCAACCTCGGCCTCAAGGTCAACCTCGGCCACGGGCTGAACTACCGCAACATCCTGGCCTTCAAGGACGTTCCCGGCGTCAACGAATACTCCATCGGCCACGCCATCATGGCCAAAGCCATCTATGTGGGCCTGGACCGCGCCGTGCGCGACATGGTCGCCATCATCCGCACCTTTGCGGACTGA
- a CDS encoding holo-[acyl-carrier-protein] synthase yields the protein MIKGLGLDLTELDRIRALWDRFGPRFAAKILTERELAQLPGRDPVPRLAALFAGKEAAVKALGTGFADGVHFKCVEILHAPGGKPGIAFLGRGLEVCARLGVTSAHISLTHSRDTAAATVVLEG from the coding sequence ATGATCAAGGGACTCGGCCTCGACCTGACCGAATTGGACCGCATCCGCGCCCTCTGGGACCGGTTCGGCCCCAGGTTTGCCGCAAAGATCCTGACCGAGCGCGAGCTGGCGCAACTGCCCGGGCGCGATCCCGTGCCCCGGCTGGCGGCCCTGTTCGCAGGCAAGGAGGCGGCGGTCAAGGCGCTGGGCACCGGTTTTGCCGACGGCGTCCACTTCAAGTGCGTGGAGATCCTGCACGCCCCAGGCGGCAAGCCCGGCATCGCCTTCCTGGGGCGCGGGCTGGAGGTCTGCGCCCGGCTCGGCGTGACCTCGGCGCACATCTCCCTGACCCATTCCCGTGACACGGCGGCAGCCACCGTGGTACTGGAGGGATAG
- a CDS encoding SurA N-terminal domain-containing protein, with product MPRCIFLFISLFLLVFSTNSLAVESVYDKILVKVNEDIITQYELDEEMRPILASIKGRELNEAEREQLADLRRQTLDRMVNDLLMTQEIKKFQITVTDTVIDDEIRRMKEERGLTDEAFEEMVKRDGLTIQEFRSKLKGLIEKQELLGYMVHSKVVVTDSEIEAEYEARRDNYLLEKMVGLAILVLPADVSALEVRKRIMDGELTFDQAVLKYSVGPATDSGGSIGEVNWADLADDWRDSIEGVKQGGVGTPVEVRGQMALLSPVTIASDRLVPLEEVRDAIFERLMEGKRETIFDEYFEKLKQSSVITYMN from the coding sequence GTGCCACGATGCATTTTTTTGTTCATCTCATTGTTCTTGTTGGTTTTTTCAACAAACTCCCTGGCTGTGGAATCCGTCTACGACAAGATTCTGGTCAAGGTGAACGAGGACATCATCACCCAGTATGAGCTTGATGAGGAGATGCGGCCCATCCTCGCCTCCATCAAGGGGCGCGAGCTGAATGAGGCCGAGAGGGAGCAGCTCGCGGATCTGCGCAGGCAGACGCTGGATCGGATGGTCAATGACCTGCTCATGACCCAGGAGATAAAGAAATTCCAGATCACGGTGACCGACACGGTCATCGACGACGAGATCCGCAGGATGAAGGAAGAACGGGGGCTGACGGACGAGGCCTTCGAGGAGATGGTCAAGCGGGACGGACTGACCATTCAGGAGTTCCGTTCCAAGCTCAAGGGGTTGATCGAAAAGCAGGAGCTGCTTGGGTACATGGTCCACAGCAAGGTCGTGGTGACCGATTCTGAAATCGAGGCCGAATACGAGGCCAGACGCGACAACTATCTCCTGGAGAAAATGGTCGGCCTGGCCATCCTCGTCCTGCCTGCTGATGTCTCCGCCCTTGAGGTCAGGAAGCGGATCATGGACGGTGAACTGACCTTTGACCAAGCCGTGCTGAAGTACAGCGTGGGACCGGCCACGGACAGCGGAGGCTCCATCGGCGAGGTGAACTGGGCCGATCTTGCGGACGACTGGAGGGATTCCATCGAGGGCGTCAAGCAGGGCGGTGTGGGCACCCCGGTCGAAGTGCGCGGCCAGATGGCGCTCCTGTCCCCGGTCACCATTGCCTCGGACAGGCTCGTTCCGCTTGAGGAGGTGCGCGACGCCATCTTCGAGCGGCTCATGGAAGGCAAGCGTGAAACGATATTTGATGAGTATTTTGAGAAGCTCAAACAGAGTTCTGTCATAACCTACATGAACTGA
- a CDS encoding bifunctional ADP-dependent NAD(P)H-hydrate dehydratase/NAD(P)H-hydrate epimerase → MLLPLPTPVEMATWDRETIETIGIPGVTLMESAAREAVAVLLEEYGEDNGSMPLAECDPLAGREIFCFAGSGNNGGDAFAMARHLADLGADVTVFHTRPKKSYRGEARAHLILAHKLGIPLRHLDGVDLNGLPQPDIIIDGLLGTGFSGELRPDALALVRTMNRLGRRAFVLSIDIPSGLSGLTGLPQPEAVVADATATFQAAKLGLALPGAARFAGAVHVRSIGIPARVMADHPARHQCITSGIMRRIPAPDPAMHKGGAGHVLVVGGSPGLTGAPRLAAMGALRSGAGLVTVACPGGLAESVRGGVADIMTLPLGTGSQWSPELMKILLDQLDRFDAVVIGPGLGRDVKTVDFLKTFVAKCPSRTVLDADALFCLARFPEAIPGLPDTTVLTPHPGEMARFLDVSTEKIQAARIDIARSFAETNRAVLVLKGAGTLVADRECVRLSPFSEPNLAVGGSGDVLSGIIASLMARGLPPALAASLGVYWHGMAGRLLGEDFPARGNLASEIADMLPRAAKEFTTC, encoded by the coding sequence ATGCTGCTCCCCCTGCCCACCCCGGTCGAGATGGCGACCTGGGACCGGGAAACCATCGAGACCATCGGCATTCCCGGCGTCACGCTCATGGAATCCGCCGCCCGCGAGGCTGTGGCCGTCCTGCTTGAGGAATACGGCGAGGACAACGGTTCCATGCCCCTTGCCGAATGCGATCCCCTGGCCGGACGCGAGATATTCTGCTTCGCCGGTTCGGGCAACAACGGCGGTGATGCCTTTGCCATGGCCCGCCATCTGGCCGACCTGGGCGCGGACGTGACCGTATTTCACACCCGCCCAAAGAAAAGCTACCGGGGCGAGGCCAGGGCTCACCTGATCCTTGCGCACAAGCTCGGCATCCCCCTTCGACACCTCGACGGCGTGGACCTGAACGGTCTGCCCCAGCCGGACATCATCATCGACGGCCTGCTGGGCACCGGCTTTTCCGGCGAGCTGCGACCCGATGCCCTGGCCCTGGTCCGCACCATGAACCGGCTGGGCCGACGCGCCTTTGTCCTGTCCATCGACATCCCGTCTGGCCTGAGCGGCCTGACCGGTCTCCCCCAGCCCGAAGCGGTCGTGGCCGATGCAACCGCCACCTTTCAGGCCGCCAAGCTCGGCCTGGCCCTGCCGGGCGCGGCCCGGTTCGCCGGGGCCGTCCATGTCAGGTCCATCGGCATCCCGGCCAGGGTCATGGCCGACCACCCTGCCCGGCACCAATGCATCACCAGCGGGATCATGCGCCGCATCCCGGCACCGGACCCGGCCATGCACAAGGGAGGCGCGGGCCACGTCCTGGTGGTCGGCGGCTCGCCCGGTTTGACCGGCGCACCCCGGCTGGCCGCCATGGGCGCGCTTCGCTCCGGGGCCGGGCTGGTCACCGTGGCCTGCCCCGGCGGGCTCGCGGAGAGCGTCCGGGGCGGTGTGGCAGACATCATGACTCTCCCCCTGGGGACCGGCTCGCAGTGGTCCCCGGAGTTGATGAAGATTCTTCTGGACCAGCTGGACCGCTTCGACGCGGTGGTCATTGGTCCGGGCCTGGGCAGGGACGTGAAAACAGTTGATTTTCTCAAGACCTTTGTAGCAAAGTGTCCGTCGCGCACGGTCCTGGACGCCGACGCACTGTTTTGCCTGGCCCGGTTCCCGGAGGCGATTCCTGGGCTTCCTGACACGACTGTTCTGACGCCGCATCCAGGCGAAATGGCAAGATTTCTTGACGTTTCGACCGAAAAAATCCAGGCCGCGCGGATCGATATCGCCCGATCATTCGCCGAAACGAACAGGGCCGTCCTGGTGCTCAAGGGGGCCGGAACGCTCGTGGCAGACAGGGAATGCGTCCGCCTGAGCCCATTCTCGGAGCCGAATCTGGCGGTGGGCGGTTCGGGCGACGTGCTTTCTGGAATCATCGCGTCCCTGATGGCCCGCGGGCTGCCGCCCGCGCTGGCCGCAAGCCTCGGCGTCTACTGGCACGGCATGGCCGGTCGGCTGCTTGGGGAAGACTTTCCGGCCAGGGGCAACCTGGCCTCTGAAATCGCAGACATGCTGCCAAGGGCGGCAAAGGAGTTCACCACGTGCTGA
- a CDS encoding CBS domain-containing protein — MLKAKDIMTAKCITLTPDTDIATAARVLLENKINGAPVIDEKGTVVGVLCQADLVAQQKKITLPSFFTLLDGVFPLSSHDELEREITKIAALKVAEAMTAAPTVIAPDTGIDDIATMMANKKLYTLPVLDNGRLVGVVGKEDVLKTLLKG; from the coding sequence GTGCTGAAGGCCAAAGACATCATGACCGCCAAGTGCATCACCCTGACCCCGGACACGGACATCGCCACCGCAGCCCGCGTCCTGCTCGAAAACAAGATCAACGGCGCGCCCGTGATCGACGAGAAGGGCACGGTCGTGGGTGTGCTTTGCCAGGCCGACCTGGTGGCCCAGCAGAAAAAGATCACCCTGCCCTCGTTCTTCACCCTGCTCGACGGCGTTTTCCCCCTCTCGTCCCACGACGAGCTTGAGCGCGAGATCACCAAGATCGCGGCCCTCAAGGTGGCCGAAGCCATGACCGCGGCTCCCACCGTCATCGCGCCGGATACCGGGATCGACGACATCGCCACCATGATGGCCAACAAGAAGCTGTACACCCTGCCCGTGCTCGACAACGGCAGGCTGGTGGGCGTGGTCGGCAAGGAAGACGTGCTCAAGACCCTGCTCAAGGGGTAG
- the mfd gene encoding transcription-repair coupling factor produces the protein MPSILPGAITDFIAGKTQTLRVFKSGPGTQAFIARRMLDHGRSAVIVVPGAQEFKQMRALLALFSHGAQPEHAPAWERDWIFLPPYLSRQPDAQAWSERWAALYALTYGKRPCGVLMTVDNLLPHWPEASVLRENWVSLTRGEEMSPDILLEQLVAWGYVRRKLVSAPGEMAMRGDILDIHAPGYDLPLRLEFFGDAIEEIRLFDPATQRSRADLTEAVLLPVSPGITSGGYAAQAREVWNRLRRTGEIGAGDESALLGRLDAGDAFVWPGMYYSASVGVESYFPEDSVYLLSSGGALRARLEDQDQAWRDSVDEELRQKGVRWPLRFFCRSHEGARTAWQNAGQMVFEELTVGREKNGIDLAETPYSDFTDLFWQPEASRRPWTALIAGLREWGRSGFQTILSFRSERSRAKFLNMAEQEHLPISLDYAPRAGGLFALVSPLRKGMELAWSRTRILGEEVLQPEAPRAHSGRDTAFKGLDKYEDLSDGDLLVHRDYGLAQFGGLHHMSIGDAANDYLLLFFSGDDKLYLPVDRLNLVQRFKGPEGARQPALDKLGGTRWSATTAKVRKAVEKIAQELVEMYAFRRVAKGFSYGPPDDMYSEFEATFGFEETPDQDKAVRDVFSDMEKPEPMDRLVCGDVGFGKTEVALRAAFRAALEGRQTALLCPTTVLAEQHYQTFSRRMEGFPVRIGLLSRFVPAKRQQAVLQAASRGELDILIGTHRILSKDVELPNLGLLILDEEQRFGVKHKEKLKHFRHNIDVLTLTATPIPRTLQLSLSGIRGLSVIETPPLDRKPVETAITERDPVALKAALHRELERGGQVYWVYNRVNGLERVVEFVRELAPDARVGMAHGQMSEKGLEDAMRGFWHGELDVLVCTAIVESGLDFPNANTLIVDQAQLFGLGQLYQLRGRVGRSDRQAYAYFVVPSIDDLSEMVRKRLRIILDMDYLGAGFKIAMEDLRMRGAGNILGEAQSGQIAKVGLDLFLEMLEEEVRRVRGETEIRASDPELNFVFEAHIPGSCIPDARERLRYYRALSSARDEMTLRELEAEIRDRFGHLPDELETFLGVLRLKQTLSRLRATRAELYPARGVISWGEGAPSVSTEALLGWVARRDGRARLLPPAKLEIRYDAAESMRLALENTAVELEELLEPVAVKPQEN, from the coding sequence ATGCCATCCATTCTTCCAGGAGCCATCACCGATTTCATCGCGGGCAAGACCCAGACCCTGCGCGTCTTCAAGAGCGGGCCGGGCACCCAGGCCTTCATCGCCAGGAGGATGCTCGATCATGGCCGCAGCGCGGTCATCGTGGTTCCCGGCGCCCAGGAGTTCAAGCAGATGCGGGCGCTCCTGGCCCTGTTCTCCCATGGGGCGCAGCCGGAACACGCACCGGCCTGGGAGCGCGACTGGATTTTCCTGCCCCCGTATCTCTCCCGTCAGCCCGATGCCCAGGCCTGGAGCGAGCGCTGGGCCGCCCTCTATGCCCTGACCTATGGGAAACGGCCCTGCGGCGTGCTCATGACCGTGGACAACCTCCTGCCGCACTGGCCCGAGGCGTCTGTCCTGCGCGAAAACTGGGTTTCCCTGACCAGGGGCGAGGAGATGTCGCCCGACATCCTGCTGGAGCAGCTGGTGGCCTGGGGCTATGTCCGGCGAAAGCTGGTCTCGGCCCCCGGCGAGATGGCCATGCGCGGCGACATCCTCGACATCCACGCGCCGGGCTACGACCTGCCGCTGCGCCTGGAATTCTTCGGCGACGCCATCGAGGAGATCCGGCTCTTTGATCCGGCCACCCAGCGGTCGCGGGCAGACCTGACTGAGGCGGTGCTGCTGCCGGTGTCGCCCGGCATCACCTCTGGCGGGTATGCGGCCCAGGCCCGCGAGGTCTGGAACAGGCTGCGCCGCACGGGCGAGATCGGCGCGGGCGATGAGTCCGCGCTGCTCGGTCGGCTCGACGCGGGCGATGCCTTTGTCTGGCCGGGCATGTATTATAGCGCGTCCGTGGGCGTGGAGAGTTATTTCCCCGAAGACAGCGTGTATCTGTTGTCATCGGGCGGGGCGCTCCGGGCGCGGCTGGAGGACCAGGATCAGGCTTGGCGGGACTCTGTGGACGAGGAGTTGCGCCAGAAGGGCGTGCGCTGGCCGCTGCGTTTCTTCTGCCGCTCCCACGAGGGCGCGCGCACGGCGTGGCAGAACGCCGGGCAGATGGTCTTCGAGGAGCTGACCGTCGGACGCGAGAAGAACGGCATCGACCTGGCCGAGACGCCTTACAGTGATTTCACCGATCTCTTCTGGCAGCCCGAGGCGTCGCGCCGTCCGTGGACCGCGCTCATCGCCGGGCTTAGGGAGTGGGGCCGGTCCGGCTTCCAGACCATTCTCAGCTTCCGCTCCGAGCGGTCGCGCGCCAAGTTCCTGAACATGGCCGAGCAGGAGCATCTGCCCATCTCGCTGGACTACGCGCCCAGGGCAGGGGGGCTGTTCGCCCTGGTCTCGCCGCTGCGCAAGGGCATGGAGCTGGCCTGGAGCCGGACGCGCATCCTGGGCGAGGAGGTGCTCCAGCCCGAAGCGCCGCGCGCCCATTCGGGCCGCGACACGGCCTTCAAGGGGCTGGACAAGTATGAAGACCTGTCCGACGGCGACCTGCTGGTCCACCGCGACTACGGGCTGGCCCAGTTCGGCGGCCTGCACCACATGAGCATCGGCGACGCGGCCAACGACTATCTGCTCCTGTTCTTTTCCGGCGACGACAAGCTCTACCTGCCCGTAGACCGGCTCAATCTCGTGCAGCGGTTCAAGGGGCCGGAGGGGGCCAGGCAGCCCGCCCTGGACAAACTCGGCGGCACGCGCTGGAGCGCCACCACGGCCAAGGTCCGCAAGGCGGTGGAGAAGATCGCCCAGGAACTGGTCGAGATGTACGCCTTTCGCCGGGTGGCCAAGGGATTCTCCTACGGTCCGCCAGACGACATGTATTCCGAGTTCGAGGCCACCTTCGGGTTCGAGGAGACGCCGGACCAGGACAAGGCCGTGCGCGACGTGTTCAGCGACATGGAAAAGCCCGAGCCCATGGACCGCCTCGTCTGCGGGGACGTGGGGTTTGGCAAGACAGAGGTGGCCCTGCGCGCCGCCTTCCGCGCCGCCCTGGAGGGCAGGCAGACGGCCCTGCTGTGTCCCACCACCGTCCTGGCCGAGCAGCATTACCAGACCTTTTCCAGGCGCATGGAGGGTTTTCCCGTGCGCATCGGGCTGCTCAGCCGGTTTGTCCCGGCCAAGCGGCAGCAGGCCGTGCTCCAGGCCGCGTCGCGCGGCGAGTTGGACATCCTCATCGGCACCCACCGCATCCTCTCCAAGGACGTGGAACTGCCCAACCTCGGCCTGCTCATCCTGGACGAGGAGCAGCGGTTCGGGGTCAAGCACAAGGAAAAGCTCAAGCATTTCAGGCATAACATCGACGTGCTCACCCTGACCGCCACGCCCATCCCGCGCACCTTGCAGCTCTCGCTCTCCGGCATCCGGGGGCTTTCGGTCATCGAGACCCCGCCGCTGGACCGCAAGCCCGTGGAGACCGCCATCACCGAGCGCGATCCCGTGGCCCTCAAGGCCGCACTGCATCGCGAACTGGAGCGGGGCGGGCAGGTCTACTGGGTCTACAACCGGGTCAACGGCCTGGAGCGGGTGGTCGAGTTCGTGCGCGAGCTGGCGCCTGACGCCAGGGTGGGCATGGCCCACGGCCAGATGAGCGAGAAGGGGCTTGAGGACGCCATGCGCGGCTTCTGGCATGGCGAGCTGGACGTGCTGGTGTGCACGGCCATCGTCGAGTCCGGGCTGGATTTTCCCAATGCCAACACGCTGATCGTGGACCAGGCCCAGCTCTTCGGCCTGGGCCAGCTCTACCAGCTGCGGGGCAGGGTGGGCCGCAGCGACAGGCAGGCATACGCCTATTTCGTGGTGCCGAGCATCGATGATCTCTCGGAGATGGTGCGCAAACGCTTGCGTATCATTCTGGACATGGATTATCTGGGGGCAGGGTTCAAGATCGCCATGGAGGACCTGCGCATGCGCGGCGCGGGCAACATCCTCGGAGAGGCCCAGTCCGGCCAGATCGCCAAGGTCGGCCTTGACCTGTTCCTGGAGATGCTAGAGGAAGAAGTGCGGCGGGTGCGCGGGGAGACTGAAATTCGGGCCAGCGATCCCGAGTTGAACTTTGTCTTTGAGGCGCACATCCCCGGCAGTTGCATCCCGGATGCGCGCGAGCGGCTGCGCTATTACCGGGCGCTTTCCTCAGCCAGGGACGAGATGACACTGCGAGAGCTGGAGGCCGAGATCCGCGACAGGTTCGGTCACCTGCCCGACGAACTGGAGACCTTTCTGGGCGTGCTGCGGCTCAAGCAGACCCTGTCGCGTCTGCGGGCGACCAGGGCCGAGCTGTATCCGGCGCGCGGCGTCATTTCCTGGGGCGAGGGCGCGCCATCGGTCAGCACCGAGGCCCTGCTCGGCTGGGTCGCGCGGCGGGATGGCCGGGCCAGGCTCCTGCCCCCCGCCAAGCTCGAAATCCGCTACGACGCCGCCGAATCCATGCGTCTGGCCCTTGAGAACACGGCTGTCGAGCTTGAGGAACTGCTCGAACCGGTGGCCGTCAAACCGCAAGAAAATTAG
- a CDS encoding UDP-glucose dehydrogenase family protein, translating into MNVCIVGTGYVGLVSAACFAEMGNRVACVDVNPRVVETLKGGKVHIYEPGLEELVRRNTEQGRLDFTTSLEEGMADSEVVFITVGTPQAADGTCDLSYVEAVAREIGQRMTSPKIVVDKSTVPVGTADRVRAIIAEELGRRGADIAFDVVSNPEFLKEGDAVGDFMKPDRVIVGSDSEHSAKVLGALYGPFARSRDKLVVMGVRSAEMTKYAANCMLATKISFINEIANICERVGANVSEVRAGIGSDSRIGYSFIYPGVGYGGSCFPKDVKALISTASDHGYDARLIRSVDEVNNAQKHVLADKIIAYFNEQGGVAGRTLALWGIAFKANTDDIREASAIEVIRDLTALGMKVRAFDPVAGDRAREELGHLANLEIADSQYGMLDGADALAVVTDWNQFRDPDFDRIRTLLTVPLVFDGRNLYQPERMGREGFAYFSIGRVPVK; encoded by the coding sequence ATGAACGTATGCATCGTTGGCACCGGCTATGTGGGACTGGTCTCTGCCGCCTGCTTTGCGGAAATGGGCAACAGGGTCGCCTGTGTGGATGTCAATCCGAGGGTCGTCGAGACCCTGAAGGGCGGCAAGGTCCATATCTATGAGCCGGGCCTTGAGGAATTGGTCAGGCGCAACACCGAGCAGGGGCGGCTTGATTTCACCACCAGCCTCGAAGAGGGCATGGCCGACAGTGAGGTGGTCTTCATCACCGTGGGCACGCCCCAGGCCGCGGACGGCACCTGCGACCTCTCCTATGTCGAGGCCGTGGCCCGCGAGATAGGCCAGCGCATGACCAGTCCCAAGATCGTGGTGGACAAGTCCACGGTCCCGGTCGGCACTGCGGATCGCGTCCGGGCCATCATCGCGGAGGAGCTGGGCAGGCGCGGGGCGGACATCGCCTTTGACGTGGTCTCCAACCCGGAGTTCCTCAAGGAGGGCGACGCGGTGGGCGACTTCATGAAGCCTGACCGGGTCATCGTCGGCAGCGACTCCGAACACTCGGCCAAGGTGCTCGGCGCGCTCTACGGTCCCTTTGCCCGCAGCCGCGACAAGCTCGTGGTCATGGGCGTGCGCAGCGCGGAGATGACCAAGTACGCGGCCAACTGCATGCTCGCCACCAAGATATCCTTCATCAACGAGATCGCCAACATCTGCGAGCGGGTGGGGGCCAACGTCAGCGAGGTGCGTGCGGGCATCGGCTCGGACAGCCGCATCGGCTACAGCTTCATCTACCCCGGCGTGGGCTACGGCGGCTCCTGCTTTCCCAAGGATGTCAAGGCGCTCATCAGCACGGCCAGCGACCATGGGTATGACGCCCGGCTCATCCGCTCGGTGGATGAGGTCAACAATGCGCAAAAGCATGTGCTGGCCGACAAGATCATTGCCTACTTCAATGAGCAGGGCGGGGTGGCTGGCCGGACGCTGGCCCTGTGGGGCATCGCCTTCAAGGCCAACACCGACGACATTCGCGAGGCCTCGGCCATCGAGGTGATCAGGGATCTGACCGCTCTGGGCATGAAGGTCCGCGCCTTTGACCCTGTGGCAGGCGATCGCGCCAGGGAAGAGCTGGGCCACCTGGCCAACCTGGAGATCGCGGACAGCCAGTACGGGATGCTGGACGGGGCCGACGCCCTGGCCGTGGTCACGGACTGGAACCAGTTCCGCGACCCCGACTTCGACCGCATCAGGACGCTGCTCACGGTCCCGCTGGTTTTTGATGGCCGCAACCTTTACCAGCCCGAACGCATGGGCCGCGAAGGGTTCGCCTATTTCAGCATCGGCAGGGTGCCGGTCAAATAA